A section of the Chlamydiales bacterium STE3 genome encodes:
- a CDS encoding DNA-directed RNA polymerase subunit beta' (Product derived from UniProtKB/Swiss-Prot:Q6MDM0;Gene name derived from UniProtKB/Swiss-Prot:Q6MDM0;EC number derived from UniProtKB/Swiss-Prot:Q6MDM0), whose amino-acid sequence MSEQNQHEAQFDKLTIKIASDDVIRNQWSRGEIKKPETINYRTFKPEKGGLFCEKIFGPTRDWECACGKYKKIKHKGIVCDRCGVEVTVSKVRRERMAHIELAVPVVHIWFFKTMPSRIGNVLGMSSTDLERIIYYEEYVVIDPGQTDLEKKQLLSDIEYREAQERWGRDSFVAKMGGEAVHDLLASEDLQSLLVDLKDKLRKTKSQQARMKLAKRLKIIESFIYSGNKPEWMVMSVVPVIPPDLRPLVPLDGGRFATSDLNDLYRRVINRNNRLKAILKLKTPEVIVRNEKRMLQEAVDALYDNGRHGHPVMGAGNRPLKSLSEMLKGKQGRFRQNLLGKRVDYSGRSVIIVGPELKFNQCGLPKLMALELFEPFIVKRLKDLGYVYTIRSAKKMIQRHAPEVWDVLDEIIKGHPVLLNRAPTLHRLGIQAFEPVLIEGKAIRIHPLVCAAFNADFDGDQMAVYVPLSLEAQLEAKLLMMAPDNIFLPSSGKPVAVPSQDMTLGLYYLMHDPLYIPEQHGKKTKVFRDASEVLMALQASGSYNWYEDETSDQSPFYNRGLRIHEQIKLRTPIGMIETTPGRVIFNSIVPKELGFQNYSLPKKKMSDLVMECYKTVGLEKTVKFLDNLKALGFAEATKAALSMGVCDVKIPVNKQKMINEGHNKIALVKRQNEDGIITDGERHSKTISIWTEVSDRLSEELFDLIGEMSHDKLNPIDLMMNSGARGNKTQIKQLGALRGLMAKPSGEIIESPITSNFREGLTVLEYFISSHGARKGLSDTALKTADSGYLTRRLVDVAQDVIITEEDCGTLNGIEVSAIKQGQEELLPLKDRIFGRTVCDDVYLPGDSTKLLAKIGDILTIRQAEAIDDSGIETVKIRSVLTCETRRGVCAKCYGVNLANGRKVSQGEAVGIIAAQSIGEPGTQLTMRTFHLGGIASASVSPELVVEHEGLLIYKDLRVVQNDEGQWVALNKNGCLVIVRDEGRSLDEYKKLLSTKSIEPLQTFNIELGTKILRADGATIKLGEKIAVWEQHNIPIICDRPGYVKYEDLVEGLSTDKDVNKQTGQVEIIVKQHRGELHPQICIYADKKYEELVGTYPIPSGAIISLEEGQYASAGKLLARLPRGAMKTKDITGGLPRVAELFEARKPKDSAEIAKIDGVVDFRGVQKNKRIVVVRDETSGMEEEHLIPHTKHLIVQRGDHVSKGQQLTDGVVIPHEILEICGVRELQKYLVNQVQEVYRLQGVDINDKHIEIIVRQMLKKVRVIDPGDTSMLYGEEVDRKEFELENSKVTKEGGKAAQAAPVLLGITKSSLSTESFISAASFQDTTRVLTEAACAGKTDYLLGFKENVIMGHIIPGGTGFDLHKRVKKFVDREHEEELSFDFEDVPLVG is encoded by the coding sequence ATGTCAGAACAAAATCAGCACGAAGCGCAATTTGATAAGTTAACAATCAAAATTGCTTCTGATGATGTTATTCGTAACCAGTGGTCCCGTGGTGAAATTAAAAAGCCTGAAACAATCAACTATCGTACATTCAAACCAGAGAAAGGCGGGCTTTTTTGTGAAAAAATATTTGGGCCAACTCGTGATTGGGAATGCGCTTGCGGGAAGTATAAAAAAATCAAACATAAAGGAATTGTTTGCGATCGTTGTGGTGTTGAGGTCACAGTTTCGAAGGTTCGTCGCGAAAGAATGGCTCATATTGAGTTAGCAGTCCCTGTCGTTCACATTTGGTTTTTCAAAACGATGCCTTCTCGTATAGGTAACGTCTTAGGAATGTCTTCAACTGATCTAGAACGCATCATCTACTATGAAGAATATGTTGTTATCGATCCGGGCCAAACAGATCTAGAAAAAAAGCAATTGCTAAGTGATATTGAGTATAGAGAAGCTCAGGAAAGATGGGGAAGAGACTCTTTTGTCGCAAAAATGGGCGGAGAGGCTGTTCATGATCTATTAGCTTCAGAAGATCTGCAATCCTTACTGGTCGACTTAAAGGATAAATTGCGCAAAACAAAGTCTCAGCAAGCTCGTATGAAGCTAGCAAAACGGCTAAAAATTATTGAGAGTTTCATTTACTCTGGTAATAAACCAGAATGGATGGTGATGTCTGTTGTTCCCGTAATCCCACCAGATCTCAGACCCCTTGTGCCTTTAGATGGCGGACGTTTTGCAACTTCTGACCTTAACGATCTCTATCGACGAGTGATTAATCGTAACAATCGCTTAAAAGCGATTTTGAAGCTTAAGACTCCAGAAGTTATTGTTCGCAACGAAAAACGTATGCTGCAGGAAGCTGTTGATGCCCTCTATGATAATGGACGACATGGCCACCCAGTGATGGGCGCGGGAAATAGACCCTTGAAATCACTTTCTGAGATGCTTAAAGGTAAGCAAGGACGTTTCAGACAAAACTTGCTTGGTAAACGTGTTGACTATTCAGGACGTTCAGTCATCATTGTAGGCCCAGAACTGAAATTCAATCAATGCGGCTTACCTAAGCTCATGGCCTTAGAATTATTTGAACCATTTATTGTTAAGAGACTTAAAGACCTAGGCTATGTTTACACAATAAGATCCGCCAAGAAAATGATTCAGCGCCATGCTCCAGAGGTATGGGACGTTCTTGATGAGATTATTAAGGGTCACCCGGTTCTTTTAAACCGTGCTCCTACTCTTCACCGTCTAGGGATTCAAGCTTTTGAGCCGGTTCTTATTGAAGGTAAAGCGATTCGGATTCATCCTTTAGTCTGCGCTGCATTCAATGCGGACTTTGACGGAGACCAAATGGCGGTTTATGTGCCTCTTTCGTTAGAAGCACAGTTAGAGGCCAAGTTATTGATGATGGCACCAGATAACATCTTCTTGCCTTCATCAGGAAAACCTGTAGCTGTACCCTCTCAGGATATGACTTTAGGGCTGTACTACCTTATGCATGACCCACTTTACATTCCTGAGCAGCATGGCAAGAAAACCAAGGTATTTAGGGACGCGAGTGAAGTTTTAATGGCCCTTCAGGCAAGTGGAAGCTACAACTGGTATGAAGATGAAACTTCAGATCAAAGCCCTTTTTACAATAGAGGCTTGCGAATCCACGAGCAGATTAAGCTACGTACACCTATTGGGATGATTGAAACAACGCCGGGTAGGGTGATTTTTAACTCAATTGTACCTAAAGAACTCGGATTCCAAAATTATAGTCTTCCAAAAAAGAAGATGAGTGATTTGGTTATGGAGTGCTATAAGACAGTTGGTTTAGAAAAAACAGTCAAGTTTTTGGATAACCTTAAAGCCCTAGGCTTTGCAGAAGCGACAAAAGCAGCCTTATCCATGGGTGTTTGCGACGTTAAAATCCCCGTTAATAAGCAAAAAATGATTAATGAGGGTCACAATAAAATTGCCCTTGTTAAGAGACAAAACGAAGATGGAATTATTACTGATGGTGAAAGGCACTCAAAGACAATCAGTATATGGACAGAGGTTTCGGATCGCTTATCTGAAGAGCTTTTCGATCTCATCGGAGAGATGTCTCATGATAAACTAAACCCAATTGACTTAATGATGAACTCAGGTGCTCGTGGTAATAAAACTCAGATTAAGCAGCTTGGGGCACTCCGCGGTCTTATGGCGAAACCGTCTGGCGAAATTATCGAGTCTCCCATTACTTCGAACTTCCGTGAAGGCTTAACAGTACTTGAGTACTTTATTTCTTCTCACGGTGCTCGTAAAGGATTGTCAGATACAGCTTTAAAAACAGCGGACTCTGGATATTTAACAAGAAGGCTCGTTGACGTAGCTCAGGACGTGATTATTACGGAAGAAGACTGTGGGACTTTAAATGGTATTGAAGTTTCCGCTATCAAGCAAGGACAAGAAGAGCTATTGCCTTTGAAAGATCGCATTTTCGGGCGGACAGTATGCGATGATGTGTACCTCCCAGGAGACAGCACAAAATTACTGGCAAAAATTGGGGATATTTTAACAATTCGCCAGGCAGAAGCGATAGACGACTCAGGTATCGAAACGGTAAAAATTCGCTCAGTTTTAACTTGTGAGACAAGGAGGGGAGTCTGTGCTAAATGCTATGGAGTCAACCTTGCAAATGGCCGTAAGGTTAGCCAAGGCGAGGCTGTCGGCATTATTGCAGCACAGTCGATCGGTGAACCTGGAACTCAGTTGACAATGCGTACTTTCCACTTAGGTGGTATTGCTTCTGCAAGTGTTAGCCCAGAGCTTGTCGTAGAGCATGAAGGACTTTTGATCTACAAGGACCTCAGAGTTGTTCAAAACGATGAAGGCCAGTGGGTGGCTCTTAACAAAAATGGTTGCCTTGTTATTGTTAGAGATGAAGGTCGCTCGCTCGACGAATATAAGAAACTTTTGAGTACAAAGTCAATTGAACCTCTACAGACATTTAACATTGAGCTTGGTACAAAAATTTTGAGAGCCGACGGCGCGACCATTAAATTGGGCGAAAAAATCGCAGTGTGGGAACAGCATAATATCCCTATTATCTGTGATCGTCCAGGGTATGTTAAATATGAAGATCTTGTCGAGGGACTTTCGACGGATAAAGATGTCAACAAGCAAACAGGACAAGTTGAGATTATTGTTAAGCAACACCGAGGGGAACTTCATCCTCAAATCTGTATTTATGCTGATAAAAAGTATGAAGAACTTGTTGGAACCTATCCTATCCCATCAGGTGCGATTATTTCTCTTGAAGAGGGGCAATATGCTTCTGCTGGTAAATTGCTAGCTAGATTGCCACGTGGAGCTATGAAAACGAAGGATATCACTGGGGGGCTTCCCCGTGTTGCTGAACTTTTCGAAGCACGTAAGCCAAAAGACTCTGCTGAGATTGCCAAAATTGATGGTGTCGTAGACTTTAGAGGTGTACAGAAGAATAAGCGTATTGTAGTTGTCAGAGATGAAACTTCCGGAATGGAAGAAGAACATCTGATACCCCATACAAAACACTTAATTGTTCAACGTGGGGATCATGTAAGTAAGGGACAGCAACTTACAGATGGTGTCGTTATTCCACATGAAATTTTAGAGATCTGCGGTGTGAGGGAACTTCAAAAGTATTTGGTAAACCAAGTTCAGGAAGTTTATCGCTTACAAGGGGTAGACATCAATGATAAGCATATCGAAATCATAGTACGCCAGATGCTGAAGAAAGTGCGCGTCATCGATCCGGGTGACACAAGCATGTTATATGGTGAGGAAGTGGACCGCAAAGAGTTTGAACTTGAAAACTCAAAAGTAACAAAAGAGGGTGGGAAAGCGGC